The sequence TGTGGTCGCCGTAGCGGAGCCAGCCGAGGGCGGCGACGGTGACGCCGACGGCGCCGGCAACGAGCAGCGCGACGTTGAGCGGGTCCGAAAACACGGCCATCAGAAACTCGGTGACGCTCGACCCCGAGCCGTCGTCTTCGGTGACGTAGTCGACGTGTGCGGCCCCGGGACGCGACGCGAGCAGCACGACCGCGAACAGGCCGGTCGTGGCGCGGCGCAACCAGTCGGTGTGCATTGGCCTAGCTATGCATCACGGCGATCATAAAAGCAAAGCCTCGGTGCGGCTGGAGCCGATTACAGGCCGAGATTCGCCGCCAGCGGCCACGCCTGGCTGGCGAAGACGAGGAACGCAAGCGCGCCACCGAGGAGAGCGACGTTTTTCAGGAAGTTGTTGGTCTCGCCCTGTTTCTGATCCGGCGGTGCGTTCCAGAAGTCGTGCATCTTGGGCGTCGAGACGATGAGGAAGACGGCGATGGCGCCAGCCGCCACTGTCGGATAGACGCCGAGGATGATGCCGAGGCCGCCAGCGATGAGCAGACCGCCGGAGAAGGGGACCGCGAGCGACGCCGCAGGGACGCCTTTCGCGTCCGCGTAGCCGATCATGCTCTCCGCGTCCAGAAAGTGATTCAGGCCGGTGAATGCGAAAACGCCACCGAACAGCACGCGCGCGACGAGGAAGGCGGCGCCGGCGCCAGCAGTGTCGAAGACCATCAGACCACCACCGTTGCCACAGCGGTCGTTGACAGCGATACATCGGACGACATCGTACTCAGTTCGGTCATCGCATCGATGGTATGTGGCGCGCGGATATATACGTTATCTGCCAATTATGTTACCAGGTGACGACAGTGTTACCGGGAGAACTAACATTTCGTTACCTGATTCGGATCGGAACTGCTAACCAAACGGGAGTCCTGGTGTCGGTATGACGACGCCAGCGAACGACGAGGCCGAGACGTGTTACGTCATCGACTCGCTCGAACAGATCGGTTCGCAGTGGCGACTGGCCGTCCTCCACGACCTACAGGGCGAGGAGAAACGGTTCAACGAACTCAAACGGTCGACGGGTGCGAGTTCGCGGACGCTCTCGCGAGTCGTCGACGACCTGCAGGAGATGGGCTTCGTCGACCGACGGATGGAGGAGGACGCCCCGGTGGCCACGTACTACTCGCTGACGGAGAAGGGGCAGTCGCTCTGCCCGGTGTTCGACGCCATCGGCGACTGGGCCCAGGAGTGGATGGACGACGATCGCGAACTCGAGGCGCCGGCCTAGTCGCGGTCGAGCCAGACGAGAACCGGACCGGCGATCACCAGCATGACGCCGACGAGCGCCACGAGCGTCCAGACGCCGTCGAGCGAGACGGCGGTCTCGGCGGTCGTCTGCCGCGACCGGGCGATGGACGGATCGTTCAACAGCAACAGCGCCTTGTCCTGGGGCATCACGGCCGGGTAGGTGCGCTCCGGCGGCACGGAGAAAAAGCGGATCAGATCGGGCGCGGTGCCGGCAGGGACCGAAAGCGACCGCCCATAGCCACCGACGATGACGGCGATCAGACCGAGGAGCGTGATGTCCATGCCCGACGGACTGTCCCCGTCGATGAGGCGGGGTTCCATGCCGTGTGGTACGTGATCGAGACACAAATACGCTGCTGACGTTCATCGCGTCGAGCCACGATCACCCCAGCGGAGCGTTTATATCCGAATCGACGGAGACCCATCCATGACTGCGCTCGTCGCCGTACTCGGTCTCCTCGTGTCACCGGCCCTCTCGGCGCTCGTGTACTGGGATGCTGCCCGACTCGGCCGCACCCGGTCGGCGTGTGTCGCGTGGGCCATCTGCGTCGGCGTCATCAGTTTCGCCGGATTTCTCGCCTCCGCCCTCGCCGGCGGGGCGCTCGCGCGAGTGTATCTCGTCTGGGTGAAGGGGGAACCGATCGTGACAGCCCCGCGCGAAATACTCGGCCTGTACGTCGCCGTCGGCCTGGCGACGAGCGTGCTCGCGCTGGCGCTCTACGGGATCGACCGCGGTCGCGCTCGGCGGTGAGTGGCGTCGCGAGCCTCGTACGGGAGACCGTCGGTTCCGGTCGTCGACGCCGGGAAACAGGGGGGATCGGCGTCAGTCGGGGTCGACGACCGCCTCGCAGGCGGGACACTCGGCGAACACGCCGGTTTCGTATTCGATGAGCGTCCACGCCGACGGAATCGACTCCCCACAGCGCGGACAGCAGCCGAGGGAGTCGGTCGTGGTGGTCATCGGCACCTGGCAGTGGCAGCGCTCCACCGTCGGTCGTCCAGGGGTAAAAACAGTTGTCCAAATTACAACAACGGCTGCGGCGTCACGCCACCACAGACCGAATCGAATCCGAATACTTAGCCACCCGGAGTCCAATCACCCCCCATGACGCACCTCCTCGTCCGCGCGGCTCGGGGCGAACGAACCGACCGCCCGCCCGTCTGGTTGATGCGACAGGCCGGGCGCCACATCCCGGAGTACCGGGAGATCCGCGCCGAGTACAGTTTCCGCGAGGCCATCGAGACGCCCGACGTGGCCAAGCGCATCACGCTCCTCCCGTGGGACCTGTACGAACCGGACGGACTGGTGATGTTCTCCGACATCCTGACCGTGCTCGAACCGCTGGGGTTCGACTACCACATCGAGAGCGGCGTCGGGCCGGTCGTCGAGAATCCGGTCGAGGGGCCGGACGACGCGGAGCGCCCCCGTGGCGATGTCGCCGACGATCTGTCGTTCGTGGGCGACCTGCTGACGAAACTGGTCGACGAGGTGGGCGACGAGACCGCAATCATCGGATTCGCCGGCGGACCCTTTACCCTCGCGTCCTACGCCGTCGCGGGCGGTGCCTCGCGCAACCACGGCCCCGTCCGACGATTCCGCGCGCGCCACCCCGAGGCCTTCCGCACCCTCCTTTCGGCCTTCGCCGACGTCGTGCGCGACTATCTGGAGTATCAGGCCGCCAACGGCGCCGACGTGGTGCAGTTGTTCGACACGTACGCGGGCGTGCTGTCGCCCGCGGACTACCGCGAGTTCGTCCTGCCGCTGCACCGCGAAATCCTCGACGGGCTCTCGGTGCCATCCATCGTCTTCGTGCGCAACATGGGCGGGCGACTGGACCAGCTCGACGCCGTTGGTGCGGATGTCGTCAGCCTCGACTGGACCGTCGACATGGGCGACGCGCGCGCCGAACTCGGCGACCGGCCGGTACAGGGGAATCTCGATCCGCAGTATCTGTTCGGGGAGCAGTCGTTCGTTCGCGAGAAGACGCGTGAGGTCATCGACGCCGCCGGCCCGCGCGGCCACATCCTCAATCTCGGCCACGGCGTCCACCGGGACACGCCCGTCGAGTCCGTGCGCGCGTTCGTCGAGACGGCGAAATCGGTCGAGCGCTAGGCCGCCTCGGCGAACCCGTCGGCGAGGCGTTTCGCCTCCCTGACGCGGGAGGGCACGCCCATCCGGCCGGCGTAGTTGGTCGCCAGCGTGATACCGTCCGGGAGGTCGACCGCCTCCATCGCCGTCCACGACCCGTCGTAGGCGGGCATGCCGCGGGGGTGCCGCGTGATGTTGCACACCTCGGCCGACGCGCCCATCACCGCCTCGAACTCCTCGCGAGCGATGCGACCGAGTTCGCGGTCCGAGCGGTCGACCAGGTCCGGGTTCTGCATCCCGCCGAGGAAGCAGGTGTAGACCCCGTCGCGGTCGAACAGACTGGCGTTCCACGTCACGCCGAGGGTGTCGAGGGATTCGTCGTGGCGGACCTGATAGCCGTAGCCGTCCGGGTCGGCGTCCGAGACGAGGTGGACGTACGCCAGCGGGTTGTAGTAGAGACGGCGGAGCGCGCGGGCGCTCTCGGCGTCGACCGACTCCAGTAAGCCGGCGGCCACATCCGCACGCGTGGTGACGACCACGCTGTCGACGGTGACGCTTTCGTCCGCAGTGTCGAGGCGATAGCCGTCGCCGGCGGCGTGGATCCCCTCGACCGGCGTCTCCAGTTCCACCCGGTCGGCGTTGCGTTCGTACAGTGCGCGGGGGAGTTGGGCCATGCCGTCGTCGAACGACACCGGCGGCGGGCGCTCGGCGTCGGTGAGCGCGCGGTGGGCCACGGCGCGGACGAGGCTCCCCGAGCGCTCCATCTTACGGACCGTCTGCAGGGCGTACTTGCCGGGCATCTCCTTCGGATCGGACCCGTAGATGCCGCCGAACAGGGGTTCGACCAGGTTGCGGTAGGTCTCGGGGCCGAACTTCCGGGTGAAGTACTCACCCGCCGTCTCGTCGTCGCGGGCGCCCTCGGTCAGCGGCTCCGCGAGCAGCCGCAGTTTCCCGCGGGTCGAGAGCAGGTCGGTCGTCAGGAACTGTCGTGGCGAGAACGGCACCCGCCGGAGGCGGCCATCGGCGTAGACGTAGAGCGGGAGGTCGGTGTCCGCCGTCCGCAGGGCCGAACGGAGGTCACACGCCTCGACGAGTTCCTCGATGGCCGGCGTCAGGCGCGTTCGCTGAGGGCCGTGTTCGAGGATGCGGCCGTCGACGCGACTGGAGCGGATCACGCCGCCCGGCTCCGACGCCGCCTCGAACGCGATGGAGTCGACGCCCCGTTCGCGGAGATACTGCGAGAGGGCGAGCCCCGTGATCCCCGCGCCGACGATGCCGACCCTCATGCGTCGTGAGGGGCGTTGAGACACATCGTCCCGGGTTCGTCACGACACTCACACTGTCTGAGGCCGGCGTATTCAGGGTCGTAGCCGGCGACGAAGGGTTCGACCAGATCCGCGAGCGCGCCGATGAACCGCTCGTCGTCGTAGGGGATGGGCACGCGGTAGAAGTCGAGCCCGCGCTCCTCGGCCTCCTCGCGGAGTTCGATGTCGAGCTCCGAGAGCGTCTCGCTCTGTTCGTGCATGAAGCTCACCGGTTCGACCACGACCCGTTCGGCGTCGACGGTTTCGATGACATCCTCCACGTCGGGGTCGGTCCAGTCCACATCGCGGTTCTCGTGGTTCTGGTAGCCGAGTGCGTAGTCGTCGACGCCGAGCGACGCAGCCACCACGTCACAGAACTCCTCGACGTACTCCTCGTAGCGGCTGCCTTCGTCGAGATAGTACTGGGGCGTGCCGTGGGCGGAGAAGACGAGGCGCGTGTCGCCGCCGAGCGAGAGGTCGTTCGCCTCGACGAACGATCGGATGTTATCGACGCGGGTGCGGGTGTACGCGGGGTGTTTGTGCCAGCCGGTGAGCCGGTCGGTGGGAACGTCCCATCCCACCTCGTCGAGCGCCTCGTCGAGTTCGTCGAGCGACTGGACGGTCGTCGAGGGGCCACAGAGGGGGTAGACGGGCAGGCCGACCAGGTGATCCACGCCGTCGTCGCGGGCGGCCTCCACCGCGTCGGTGATGAACGGCGCCGTGTACTGCATACCGTGATAGGTTTCGACGTCGTAGCCGCGGCGATCGAGTTCGTCGCCGAGCAGCGACGCCTGCGCGCTGGCGTGGTCGATGAGCGGCGAGCCGCCGACTTCCTCGTACTCCTCAAGAAGACCGGGGGCGCGGCGTTCGGCCAGTTGGCGAGACCGCTCTCGGGCCTCCCGCTCGGTCGCCTCCCCCTCGATCGACGCGTTCGCAAAGAAGATGCGCTCGAGGTAGTCGACGACGGTGTCACGGTCCGTCCCCGTCGGTTCGCCGAAGTTGAGCAAGACGACGCCGGAGGTCATACTCCGCCTAGGGGTAGGTCGATACAAAACCTGTCGGTCATCCCGAGCGTATGGGTTTGGCCGGATCATTTAACTCGGTCGAGCGGGCGCGCCGTGCCCCCGAAATCGGCCCGACTAACGCTATAGTAATCGTTATACGCGGGGTGGACTAGGCCCCACGTATGCAACGACGCGCTGCGGCCATCTACGTCGCGTTCTTTATCGTGCTCGGCGCGGCGTCGTACTCGGTGATCGCAACGGCCACTGCGCCGACCGTCGAGTTCGACGATCCGGACCACCGGCTCTCACAGGGCGATCAGTTCTCGGTCGACGACCGGCAGTACACCGTCTCGGCGATCACCGCAGAGACATCCGGCGGGGGCGGCCACGGCGGCGGCGCGAGCGTCACCCGCTCGGGCGAACTCTCGTGGACGAACGACTCGGCACGCTACACCGCGACCTGGGAGCACAACGCGACCGTCACGTACCAAGACGACCAGTACCGCGTCGTCGTCGGCGAGGGCGACGATCCGACGACGTTCCGGCTACAGGAGGAGATCAACCGGAGCGCCATCCTCCAGGAGGATCCGAACGTCCGTGACGAACTCGTCACCGTGAACGGCACCGAGTACGTCGTCGAGGAGTCCGGCGAGAACCGCACGCTCACGCCGGCCAGCGAGTATTTCCCGGCGCCGGCGTCCACGCAGTACAGCGAGGGCGACCGCCTCCAGTACCAGGGGAACGCAACGACGGTCGACAGCGTCGCCAGCGAGAGCGTGACGCTCGCGTGGACCGCGCCGCGGACCAACACGGTCGAGGTCGATAACGAGGCCAACGTCACGCTCAGCGGGCAGCAGTACGTCGCGTACTTCCCCGACAACAGCACGCTGGTCCTCGAAAGCGATTACGGCGTGTACGAGCGCCAGACCGCAGAGATCGACGAGTACCACGGCCACGTCAACGGTCTCTGGGGCGTCTCCATCGTGAGTTTCGCCACGGCGATCATGCTGCTCGGCATGGCGTACATGCCGTCGCGGTACTGAGTTACCCGCAGTTTCGTCGCGGTTCCAACAGATCGTGTAGTGAACTTCGAGCTGGCACAGTGCTCCAAAAAACCGGCGGCAGCAATCAGAACGCGTGTGCGTCGTCGTCGTAGCCACAGAGTTCGTCGTAGAGGTCGGTGCGTCGGTCCCGCGGGATGACGTTGTGGTCGTTCCAGGTCTTCTGTTTCCGGGCGTCCATGAGGTTGCAGTCCTCGACCAAGAGGAGTTCCTCGTCTTCCTGGCTCGCGGGGCCCGCGATGGGGTTTCCAGCGGGGTCGACGACGAGACTCCGACCGAGGAACGGCTGGCCGCGCTCGGTGCCGACGCGGTCCGCACAGGCGAACCAGACCGTGTTCACGTGGGCGTTCGAGACGGCAAGGTAGTTCGCCCGAGCGAGTTCGTCCTCGTCCATCTGCCCCGACTGTTCGTACTCGTTGATCGGCACCCAGTTCGTCGGTTCGGCGATGATGTCGGCACCCTTGCCCGCCTGAATCCGGGTCAGTTCGGGGAACCACTGGTCGTAACAGATCTGCATCCCGATGCGACCGATCTTCGTCTCGAACACCTCGACATCGTCGCCGGGTTCGAACCAGAGTTTCTCCTCGTTCCAGAGGTGCACCTTCCGGTGCGTGCCGATGTAGCCGTCGGGACCGACGAGGATCGACGAGTTGTAGAGCAGGTCGCCGTCCTGTTCGGCGTAGCCACCGACGATGTAGGCGTCGTGTTTCGCGGCGAGGTCGATCCATCGCTGTGCCGTCTCCCCCTCGGGGATCGGTTCGGAGAGCGACCGTGCCTCCTCGCGGGAGTTGAAGACGTACCCCGAGTTGGCGAGTTCCGGCAACACGATGAAATCGGCGCCCTGCTCGGCGGCGTTCTCGATGAACTCGCAGGACTTCTCGCGGTTCCCCTCGAGGTCACCGACCCGCGGTTCGAACTGTGCACAGGCGATCGTGACGAGCGATTCCCGTCCCGGCTGGCGTTCGTCGACGATCGGCGCGTCCCGTTCGACCGCGTCAGGTTGTGACATACCGTACAGTAGGGGCGGGTAGAGCAAAAGCGTTAGTGATAGCGCGACGGCGCAGTCACGCACCACCCATCGAGGCGACAGCCTCCGCGAGCACCGCCGTCGCAGTCGCACAGTCCGTCCAGTCGGTCCACTCACGGGGGCTGTGAGAGACGCCGTCGCGCGAGGGGGCAAAGAGTAGGGCGGCGTCCGTCACGTCCGCGACGGACATGGTGTCGTGGAAGGCGCCGGAGTGGAGGTCGAGCGTCTCGACGCCGAGCCGGTCGCCGGCGGCGTGGACCGACTCCCTGAGACGCAGGCTCATATCCGTCGGTTCCTGATCGAACTCCCGAACGAGTGCCGTCGCCACCCCACGCTCCGCTTCGAGACGCGACAGCTCCCGGATGAGCGTCTCGACGACGCCCTCGATGGCGTCGGCGCTGACATCCCGCACGTCGAGGCTCAGTTCGACCTCGCCGGGGATGACGTTGACCGCGTCGGGCGAGACGTCGAGATGGCCGACGGTGCCGACCAGCGTGTCGGGAGCCCCGTCGGCCGTGGCCGCGTCTTCGACCGCGAGGACGAGTTCGCTCGCCGCTGTCAGCGCGTCGGTCCGCTCGGTCATCGGGGTCGATCCAGCGTGGTTCGCGTCGCCGGTCACGGTCACTTCGCCGTGGGTAACGCCAGCGATGGTCGTGACGACGCCGACCGGGACGCCGGCCCGCTCCAGCCGCGTCGCCTGTTCGACGTGGAGTTCGAGCCAAGCGTCCCAGCCGGCTGCATCGAGTCGCCCCTCGCCCCGATACCCGATGTCGTCGAGTGCGTCGGCCAGCGTGATTCCGTCGTCGTCGGTGAGCGCGAGCGCGTCCTCGACGGACCGGTGCCCGGCGGCCACGGAGGATCCGAGGAGGCCGTCGGCAAAGCGCGTCCCTTCCTCCTCCGTGAACGAGACGACATCTACGGGGCAGTCGGGATATCGCTCTGCCACCTGCAGCGCCCGGACCGTCTCGACCCCCGCGTACACCCCGAGAACGCCGTCGAAGATACCGCCGCGGGGCACGGAGTCTAGATGACTCCCGACGGCGATGGGCGCAGCGTCCGGATCCGCGCCGGGCGGCGTCCAGCGACCGGCGATATTTCCCACCGCGTCGACGCGAACGTTCATGTTCGCGTCTTCCAGACGGTCGACGAGTCGGTCCCGCGCCTGACCGTTCGCCGGCGTGCCGGTGAGGACCGTCCGTCCCCGTCCCTCGTCGGCGTCGACGGCACCGAAGGCAGCCGTCGCTTCGATGTCGGCCCGCAAGCGACTCTCGTCGATCGGTGGTGTGTCATCGGTCATGGCTGCTCGATTGCCCAGGGGCCACATTCATAAACGTATTCGTCCGACTGTGCCACGGATATCTCAAAATATTACCTTTCATCCAGTATAAATAAACTATATGCCGGAGGAGCGCAGTTAGAGGTACTATGTCTCAACGAGATGCAGAACCGGAGTCGACAGGGCACCCACGACTGAGCCGGCGGCGATTGCTCCAAACCGGCGCGGCGTCAGCCAGCGTGACGGCCCTCGCTGGCTGTATCGGTGGCGGCGGTGGCGGCAGTTCGGGACCGGTACGGGTCGGCGTCCTCTCGCCGCTCAGCGGTGCATGGACCGTCTACGGCGAAGCCCACCGTCGAGGGTTCGAACTCGCGATGCAGGAGGTCAACGACAACGGTGGCATCAACGGCCGCGACGTGGAGGTCATCGTCGAGGACACGCAGACCGATCCCAGCACCGTCACCGAGAAGGCCCAGAAAGTGATCCGCCAGGACAACGTCGATGTCGTCGCGGGCACGTTCAGCAGCGCCTCGCGGAACGCCGCGGCGCCCGTGGTGACTCAGGAGGACAAGGTTCTGCTCTACCCCACCTTCTACGAGGGACAGGACCAGGAGAACTTCCCGGGGACGTGTAACGACCTCCTGTTCATGTTCGGCATCGTGCCGTCCCAGCAGGCGGCCCCGTGGATGGACTACATGACCTCCGAGCACGGGTCGAACTTCTACATGGTCGGCTCCGACTACGTGTGGCCGCGGTACACCAACCAGCGCGTCAAGCAGTCCCTCGAAGAGCTGGGCGGGAACGTCGTGGGCGAGGAGTACATCCCGCTCGGCACGTCCGACTTCGGGTCGGTGCTCTCGCGCATCTCGAACTCCGACGCCGACATCGTCTTCGGCACGCTCACCGGCACGGACACCATCGCCTTCGCCAAGCAGTTCTACAGCCGCGGACTCAACGAGGAGTTCACCTACTGGACCGTCGACGACGAGGAGTTCGCCACGCAGGGGAAGGGTCCGCAGGCCTCCCAGGGAACCTACGTGAGCTTCGACTACTTCCAGACCATCGACACGGACCTCAACAACCAGTTCGTCGACAAGGTGAAATCGCAGTACGGCGAGGACGCCGGGATGGACACCGTCGGCGCCGCGATGTACAATGCCGGCCACATGTTCGCGAACGCGGCGAACGAAGTCGGGTCGGTCAACACCGACGACATCATCAGCGGCCTCGAAGGACAGTCGTTCACCGGGCCACAGGGCGACGTGACGATGCGCGAGCAGGACCACCAGATGGTGCTGCCCTCGTATCTCGTGCAGGTGCCCGACGACTGGTCCGACCCCAACGACTTCGAGGGGATGTTCGAAATCATCGATCACCAGGAGTCGGTGACCCCGGCAACGGCGAACTGTGAGTTCCCGCTCGGGAAGGGCCAGTAGCTCCGCCGAAATGATCGACTTCGCCAGCATCATCAGCCAGACCCTGTTCGCCACGTCGATACTGATCGTGGCGGCGTTAGGGCTGGCGATCATCTTCGGGATGATGGGCGTGATCAATCTGGCCCACGGCGCCCTGATAACCGCCGGTGCGTACGTCGCGTACGCGGTCACCAGCGCGGGACTGAGCATCTGGGCTGCGTTCCTCATCGCGCCGGTCGTCGTCGCGCTCGTCGGTCTCGTGATGGAGCGAACGGTGATCAACCGGCTCTACGACCGACCGGTCG comes from Haloplanus sp. XH21 and encodes:
- a CDS encoding DoxX family protein, which codes for MVFDTAGAGAAFLVARVLFGGVFAFTGLNHFLDAESMIGYADAKGVPAASLAVPFSGGLLIAGGLGIILGVYPTVAAGAIAVFLIVSTPKMHDFWNAPPDQKQGETNNFLKNVALLGGALAFLVFASQAWPLAANLGL
- a CDS encoding winged helix-turn-helix transcriptional regulator; the protein is MTTPANDEAETCYVIDSLEQIGSQWRLAVLHDLQGEEKRFNELKRSTGASSRTLSRVVDDLQEMGFVDRRMEEDAPVATYYSLTEKGQSLCPVFDAIGDWAQEWMDDDRELEAPA
- the hemE gene encoding uroporphyrinogen decarboxylase codes for the protein MTHLLVRAARGERTDRPPVWLMRQAGRHIPEYREIRAEYSFREAIETPDVAKRITLLPWDLYEPDGLVMFSDILTVLEPLGFDYHIESGVGPVVENPVEGPDDAERPRGDVADDLSFVGDLLTKLVDEVGDETAIIGFAGGPFTLASYAVAGGASRNHGPVRRFRARHPEAFRTLLSAFADVVRDYLEYQAANGADVVQLFDTYAGVLSPADYREFVLPLHREILDGLSVPSIVFVRNMGGRLDQLDAVGADVVSLDWTVDMGDARAELGDRPVQGNLDPQYLFGEQSFVREKTREVIDAAGPRGHILNLGHGVHRDTPVESVRAFVETAKSVER
- the hemG gene encoding protoporphyrinogen oxidase is translated as MRVGIVGAGITGLALSQYLRERGVDSIAFEAASEPGGVIRSSRVDGRILEHGPQRTRLTPAIEELVEACDLRSALRTADTDLPLYVYADGRLRRVPFSPRQFLTTDLLSTRGKLRLLAEPLTEGARDDETAGEYFTRKFGPETYRNLVEPLFGGIYGSDPKEMPGKYALQTVRKMERSGSLVRAVAHRALTDAERPPPVSFDDGMAQLPRALYERNADRVELETPVEGIHAAGDGYRLDTADESVTVDSVVVTTRADVAAGLLESVDAESARALRRLYYNPLAYVHLVSDADPDGYGYQVRHDESLDTLGVTWNASLFDRDGVYTCFLGGMQNPDLVDRSDRELGRIAREEFEAVMGASAEVCNITRHPRGMPAYDGSWTAMEAVDLPDGITLATNYAGRMGVPSRVREAKRLADGFAEAA
- the hemH gene encoding ferrochelatase; this encodes MTSGVVLLNFGEPTGTDRDTVVDYLERIFFANASIEGEATEREARERSRQLAERRAPGLLEEYEEVGGSPLIDHASAQASLLGDELDRRGYDVETYHGMQYTAPFITDAVEAARDDGVDHLVGLPVYPLCGPSTTVQSLDELDEALDEVGWDVPTDRLTGWHKHPAYTRTRVDNIRSFVEANDLSLGGDTRLVFSAHGTPQYYLDEGSRYEEYVEEFCDVVAASLGVDDYALGYQNHENRDVDWTDPDVEDVIETVDAERVVVEPVSFMHEQSETLSELDIELREEAEERGLDFYRVPIPYDDERFIGALADLVEPFVAGYDPEYAGLRQCECRDEPGTMCLNAPHDA
- a CDS encoding nitrilase family protein, giving the protein MSQPDAVERDAPIVDERQPGRESLVTIACAQFEPRVGDLEGNREKSCEFIENAAEQGADFIVLPELANSGYVFNSREEARSLSEPIPEGETAQRWIDLAAKHDAYIVGGYAEQDGDLLYNSSILVGPDGYIGTHRKVHLWNEEKLWFEPGDDVEVFETKIGRIGMQICYDQWFPELTRIQAGKGADIIAEPTNWVPINEYEQSGQMDEDELARANYLAVSNAHVNTVWFACADRVGTERGQPFLGRSLVVDPAGNPIAGPASQEDEELLLVEDCNLMDARKQKTWNDHNVIPRDRRTDLYDELCGYDDDAHAF
- a CDS encoding M20 family metallo-hydrolase; its protein translation is MTDDTPPIDESRLRADIEATAAFGAVDADEGRGRTVLTGTPANGQARDRLVDRLEDANMNVRVDAVGNIAGRWTPPGADPDAAPIAVGSHLDSVPRGGIFDGVLGVYAGVETVRALQVAERYPDCPVDVVSFTEEEGTRFADGLLGSSVAAGHRSVEDALALTDDDGITLADALDDIGYRGEGRLDAAGWDAWLELHVEQATRLERAGVPVGVVTTIAGVTHGEVTVTGDANHAGSTPMTERTDALTAASELVLAVEDAATADGAPDTLVGTVGHLDVSPDAVNVIPGEVELSLDVRDVSADAIEGVVETLIRELSRLEAERGVATALVREFDQEPTDMSLRLRESVHAAGDRLGVETLDLHSGAFHDTMSVADVTDAALLFAPSRDGVSHSPREWTDWTDCATATAVLAEAVASMGGA
- a CDS encoding ABC transporter substrate-binding protein; amino-acid sequence: MSQRDAEPESTGHPRLSRRRLLQTGAASASVTALAGCIGGGGGGSSGPVRVGVLSPLSGAWTVYGEAHRRGFELAMQEVNDNGGINGRDVEVIVEDTQTDPSTVTEKAQKVIRQDNVDVVAGTFSSASRNAAAPVVTQEDKVLLYPTFYEGQDQENFPGTCNDLLFMFGIVPSQQAAPWMDYMTSEHGSNFYMVGSDYVWPRYTNQRVKQSLEELGGNVVGEEYIPLGTSDFGSVLSRISNSDADIVFGTLTGTDTIAFAKQFYSRGLNEEFTYWTVDDEEFATQGKGPQASQGTYVSFDYFQTIDTDLNNQFVDKVKSQYGEDAGMDTVGAAMYNAGHMFANAANEVGSVNTDDIISGLEGQSFTGPQGDVTMREQDHQMVLPSYLVQVPDDWSDPNDFEGMFEIIDHQESVTPATANCEFPLGKGQ